The stretch of DNA GCCCTCCTGTTCCCGCTCTGGGCCGCCCCCGCCTCCCCCGGCGACCGGGTCGTGGTCAACACGACCGCCGTCGACCTCGGGCTCGGGACCGGCGGGCACGACATCGTGGTCTGGAACCTCGCCCACGCGTCGCACGAGGCACCGTCCGGCGGCCACGTCATGAAGCTGCGCTACACCCCAGGGCAGAGCGACGTCCTGGCCGTCGAGGCTCCCGAGTCGCCGCATCACGACGTCATGGCGACGTCCGCCTCGCTCGCGGACGTGCCGGTGGTGGCCGCGTCCCTCCACTCGCAGCTCCTGCCGGTGGTGGCCGTCCTCCACGACCGGCTCCCGCAGGCGAGGGTCGTCTACGTGATGACCGATGGCGGCGCTCTCCCCGCCGGGTTGTCGAGGACCCTGCGGACGCTCCGGGAGCTCGGGTGGCTGGCGGGCACCGTGACGACCGGGCACGCCGTGGGTGGTGACCTCGAGGCCGTGACCCTGCACTCCGGGCTGCTGGCCGCCCGCGCCGTCCTGCGGGCCGACGTCGTCGTCGCCGGGATGGGGCCGGGCGTGGTGGGGACCTCGACCCCGTTCGGGACGACCGGGCTCGACCTCGCGGCGGTCGTGAACGCGACGCTGGCCCTGGACGGACGCCCGGTGGTCGCGCTGCGGATGTCCGAGGGCGACCCCCGGGACCGCCACCGAGGGGTGAGCCACCATGTCCGGACCGCGCTGACCCGGCTCGTCCATCGCCCCGAAGCGGTCGGGGTCCCGGTGCCGTCGGACGCGGTCGCGGCCGCCCGGGCCGCCCTCCCCGGGTTCGCCGTCGCCGAGCGCCCAGACGGCGGCGTCCTGGGGCTCTTGGCCGGGCTCCCGGCCGCGCACATGGGCCGCTCGCCGGACGAGGACCCCCTCTTCTTCAGGTGCGCGGGGGCGGCGGCGACCCACGCCGCCGACCTGGTCGGCTGAGCGGCGCGCACGTTTCGGCCCCCCTGGGCCCGGGGACGTCCCTTCGTGAACGTGTCCCCGTGCGAAGGGAGATCCATGAGGCGCGAACGCAATGAGAGGATCTACACGATGGGGGCCGACTCACACGGCCCCAGCTCCGTCATCGGAGGGGCCCTGACCGGCGCCGCTGTCGCCTTCGGCGTCATGCTCCTGCTCGGCGCCCTCGCCGGACTGGTCGGGATGTGGACGAACGTCGACGTCTCGACGCAGGTGCCGCGCGACGAGGCCTTGACCATAGGCATCGGCGCGGCGATCGCCGTCATCGTCGCCCAGTTCCTAGCCTACATGTGGGGAGGCTACGCGGGCGGACGGATGGCCCCCGGACGTTCCACGCTGACCGGCGCCCTCGTGGCCGTGACCGGACTGGCCGTAGCGCTCGTCCTCGGCATCCTCGCCGCCGGCTCTCCGGACACCGCGGGAGCCGAGACGGAGGCGGCCCGGTCCGTGCTCTCGCCGCTCCCGTTCACGATGAGCGAGCTGGCCGGGTACGGGCTGGCGATCGCCGCCGGCGTGCTCGTCGCCATGCTCCTCGGCGGGCTCCTGGGCGGACTGCTCGCGCAGCGGCACTACGAGCGCTACGCGGACGACTACCGCATCTCCGAGACCTACACGAGGGTCGACGAGCGCGACGAACGGCATGTCGACACCGACGAGGCCGACGACCGCAAGCTGCGGCAGACCGGCCGGTCCCGCGGGTCGGACAGCGTCGTGACCAAGACCGACGAGCAGGCCAAGGTGGAGGAGACGCGCCGCGGCCGGCGCTGACGCCACGAGCCACACACCAGCTGTTCAGCCGGGGGCCCCGAGAGGGGCCCCCGGCGCACGTCCGGGGGCGCGATACCATACGGCCCGTGCAGAAGGTCGAGCGCCTCGTCAACCTCATCGCCCTGCTCCTCAACACCCGGCGCCCGCTGACCGTGGAGGAGATCCGCAACACGGTCCCCGGCTACCAGCAGGGGGACTACTCGTCGTTCAAGCGGATGTTCGAACGGGACAAAGAGGAGCTGCGCTCCGTCGGGATCCCGATCGAGCGCCGGTTCACCGACGTGTGGGAGGTCGAGGAGGGCTACGTCATATCGAAGGACCGCTACTACCTCCCCGAGCTCGACCTCACCCCGGAGGAGATGGCCGCGCTCTGGATCGCGTCGGGTGTCGTGGTCGAGGAGGACGGGGGCCGCGACCAGGCCCTGCTCAAGCTCTCTCTCGGATCCGGGACGCCGACCGACCCCGCGGCGCCGCCATGGCTGCGCGCCCGCCTGCACCTCGACGCGCCTTCGCTGTCCCAGGTGCTCGACGCGGTCGCATCCAAGAGGACCATCAGGTTCGGATACCGGGCGGCCGGACGGCCGAAGCCCACCGAGCGGACGGTGGACCCCTACGCCCTCGTCCACCGGCAGGGCGCCTGGTACCTCGTGGGACAGGACCACACGCGAGGAGCGGTCCGGCACTTCAAGCTCCAGCGCATGACCTCCGAGCCCAGGTTCGTCAACCGCGCCGAGGGACCGGACTTCGAGGTCCCCGATGGGTTCTCGGTCGACGGCCACCAGGTGACCGAGCCGTGGGCGGGGGAGAGGGGGACCTCGGTGGAGGTCGCGTTCTCCCCCCGCATCTGGTGGTGGGTGCAGCAGTCGTTCGGGCTCGAGCCCACCGGCACATGGAAGGACCACATCCTGACGAAGCTGTCCGTGGTCGACGAGGACGGCTTCGTGGGCTGGGTCCTCGGCTTCGGTGAGGACGCGGTCGTCCGGTCTCCCGAGCGGGTCCGGGAGAAGGTCGTCGAGCACCTGTCCGCGCTCGTTCAGCCGCCGAAGCGGAGGTCGTCCTGAACGCGAAGCGCCGCAAGGGGGCCGACCCCGGCCGCAGCCTCGGACGGTTGGAGCGCATCCTGCTCCTCGTGCCCTTCTGCGTCGCCAACCCGTACGTGTCGATCGAGGAGCTCGCGCGGCGCTTCGGCGTCGACCAGCAGGAGATCCGCGACGACCTGGAGCT from Actinomycetota bacterium encodes:
- a CDS encoding WYL domain-containing protein, translating into MQKVERLVNLIALLLNTRRPLTVEEIRNTVPGYQQGDYSSFKRMFERDKEELRSVGIPIERRFTDVWEVEEGYVISKDRYYLPELDLTPEEMAALWIASGVVVEEDGGRDQALLKLSLGSGTPTDPAAPPWLRARLHLDAPSLSQVLDAVASKRTIRFGYRAAGRPKPTERTVDPYALVHRQGAWYLVGQDHTRGAVRHFKLQRMTSEPRFVNRAEGPDFEVPDGFSVDGHQVTEPWAGERGTSVEVAFSPRIWWWVQQSFGLEPTGTWKDHILTKLSVVDEDGFVGWVLGFGEDAVVRSPERVREKVVEHLSALVQPPKRRSS
- a CDS encoding DUF3866 family protein → ALLFPLWAAPASPGDRVVVNTTAVDLGLGTGGHDIVVWNLAHASHEAPSGGHVMKLRYTPGQSDVLAVEAPESPHHDVMATSASLADVPVVAASLHSQLLPVVAVLHDRLPQARVVYVMTDGGALPAGLSRTLRTLRELGWLAGTVTTGHAVGGDLEAVTLHSGLLAARAVLRADVVVAGMGPGVVGTSTPFGTTGLDLAAVVNATLALDGRPVVALRMSEGDPRDRHRGVSHHVRTALTRLVHRPEAVGVPVPSDAVAAARAALPGFAVAERPDGGVLGLLAGLPAAHMGRSPDEDPLFFRCAGAAATHAADLVG